The following coding sequences are from one Arthrobacter sp. 24S4-2 window:
- the zwf gene encoding glucose-6-phosphate dehydrogenase: MPETENGSRKSAGRGRNPLRDPRDRRLNRIAGPSSLVLFGVTGDLARKKLMPAVYDLANRGLLPPSFALVGFARRHWANEDFAAEVKAAVMAYARTPFDEAVWNQLSEGIRFVQGEFDDDDAFERLGDTMDELDAQRGTRGNHAFYLSIPPKAFELVCRQLSKHGLAQAEGDKWRRVVIEKPFGHDLESARQLNDIVESVFPPDAVFRIDHYLGKETVQNILALRFANQLFEPLWNANYVDHVQITMAEDIGTGGRAGYYDGVGAARDVIQNHLLQLLALTAMEEPISFNADDLRAEKEKVLAAVKLPEDLSTHSARGQFAGGWQGGEQVLGYLEEEGIPADSTTETYAAIRVDIHTRRWSGVPFYLRAGKRLGRRVTEIAVVFKRAPNLLFRDHGEDDFGQNAVVIRVQPDEGATIRFGSKVPGTQMEVRDVTMDFGYGHSFTESSPEAYERLILDVLLGEPPLFPRHAEVELSWKILDPFEDYWASLGEQPEPYAPGSWGPASADELLARDGRTWRRP, encoded by the coding sequence ATGCCAGAAACTGAAAACGGCAGCAGGAAGTCAGCAGGGCGGGGCCGCAACCCGTTGAGGGACCCGCGGGACCGCCGGCTGAACCGCATCGCCGGTCCCTCCTCCCTGGTCCTCTTCGGGGTGACCGGTGACCTTGCCCGCAAGAAGCTCATGCCGGCCGTGTATGACCTGGCCAACCGTGGCCTGTTGCCACCGAGTTTTGCCCTGGTGGGCTTCGCCCGGCGGCATTGGGCCAACGAGGACTTCGCCGCCGAGGTGAAGGCTGCGGTCATGGCCTACGCCCGCACTCCGTTCGACGAGGCAGTGTGGAACCAGCTCTCCGAGGGCATCCGGTTTGTCCAGGGAGAGTTCGACGACGACGACGCCTTTGAGCGGCTCGGCGACACGATGGACGAACTGGACGCCCAGCGCGGAACGCGCGGCAACCATGCGTTCTACCTGTCCATCCCGCCCAAGGCGTTCGAACTGGTTTGCCGGCAGCTGTCCAAGCATGGACTGGCGCAGGCCGAAGGCGACAAGTGGCGCCGTGTGGTCATCGAGAAGCCGTTCGGGCACGACCTGGAGTCGGCCCGGCAGCTCAATGACATCGTCGAGTCGGTCTTCCCGCCGGACGCCGTGTTCCGGATCGACCACTACCTGGGCAAGGAAACGGTCCAGAACATCCTGGCCCTGCGCTTTGCCAACCAGTTGTTCGAGCCGCTGTGGAACGCCAACTATGTGGACCACGTCCAGATCACCATGGCCGAGGACATCGGCACCGGTGGCCGGGCGGGCTACTACGACGGTGTGGGCGCGGCCCGCGACGTGATCCAGAACCACCTGCTCCAGCTCCTGGCGCTGACGGCCATGGAGGAACCCATTTCCTTCAACGCGGATGACCTTCGTGCCGAGAAGGAAAAGGTCCTGGCTGCGGTCAAGCTCCCGGAGGACCTGTCCACCCACTCGGCGCGCGGGCAGTTCGCCGGCGGCTGGCAGGGCGGCGAGCAAGTGCTCGGTTACCTGGAAGAGGAGGGCATTCCGGCCGACTCCACCACCGAGACCTATGCGGCGATCCGCGTGGACATCCACACCCGCCGGTGGTCCGGTGTGCCGTTCTACCTGCGTGCCGGCAAGCGGCTGGGTCGCCGTGTGACCGAGATCGCGGTGGTGTTCAAGCGCGCGCCGAACCTGCTGTTCCGTGATCACGGCGAGGACGACTTCGGCCAGAACGCCGTGGTGATCCGGGTGCAGCCGGACGAGGGTGCCACGATCCGGTTCGGGTCCAAGGTTCCCGGTACGCAGATGGAAGTCCGCGACGTGACCATGGACTTCGGCTACGGGCACTCGTTTACGGAGTCCAGCCCGGAGGCCTATGAACGGCTCATCCTCGATGTGCTGCTGGGCGAGCCGCCGCTGTTCCCGCGGCACGCGGAAGTGGAACTGTCCTGGAAGATCCTGGACCCCTTTGAAGACTACTGGGCAAGCCTTGGTGAACAGCCGGAGCCTTACGCGCCCGGAAGCTGGGGCCCTGCCTCCGCCGACGAGCTCCTTGCCCGTGACGGACGAACCTGGAGAAGGCCATGA
- a CDS encoding glucose-6-phosphate isomerase gives MSTLSYDATGAARQALEQHLPALLEDRIATRIFAKDHTLWGPDAEQESAVRLGWVEAASVSQPLVGPILELRDALRAEGVTRIVLCGMGGSSLAPEVIAGTAGVELTVLDSTDPEQVGAALADRLAETAIVVSSKSGSTVETDSQRRIFEQAFTDAGVDAKSRIIIVTDPGSPLDKASREAGYRAVFNADPNVGGRFSALTAFGLVPCGLAGVDIQAFLDEAEEAAEILNEDAPENIGLALGTALGGTSPLRNKIVIVEDGSGIVGFADWAEQLIAESTGKLGTGVLPVVAGPSAPEVTSGAADILVVRLVAADADDVQLGENEVAIAGGLATQMMVWEFATAVAGRLLGINPYDQPDVEAAKVAARGLLDAQPEPTPANFMDDAIEVRGGDWLGDATTASAAVSALLAQLADDSYLSVQAYFDRLAYAPLEGVRDQLAAVSGRPVTFGWGPRFLHSTGQFHKGGPAIGVFLQVTAASAVDLSIPERPFTFGELISAQAAGDAQVLSDHGRPVLRLHLTDRAAGVKQLQDIVSALAGQAASHTES, from the coding sequence ATGAGCACACTCAGCTACGACGCCACCGGGGCAGCCCGGCAGGCACTTGAGCAGCACCTCCCCGCCCTGCTGGAGGACCGCATTGCCACCAGGATCTTCGCAAAGGACCATACCCTTTGGGGTCCTGACGCCGAGCAGGAATCCGCTGTCCGGCTCGGCTGGGTGGAGGCTGCCAGTGTCTCCCAGCCCCTGGTGGGCCCGATCCTGGAACTCCGCGACGCCCTGAGGGCCGAAGGCGTTACGCGCATCGTCCTCTGTGGAATGGGCGGTTCCTCGCTGGCCCCTGAGGTCATCGCGGGCACCGCTGGCGTCGAGCTGACTGTGCTTGACAGCACCGACCCTGAACAGGTCGGTGCCGCCTTGGCGGACCGGCTTGCCGAGACAGCCATCGTGGTCTCGTCGAAGTCCGGTTCCACGGTGGAGACCGACTCGCAGCGCCGGATCTTCGAGCAGGCCTTCACCGATGCCGGTGTGGATGCCAAGAGCCGCATCATCATCGTCACCGACCCGGGCTCACCCTTGGACAAGGCCTCCCGCGAGGCCGGTTACCGGGCCGTGTTCAACGCCGACCCCAACGTCGGCGGACGGTTCTCCGCGCTGACCGCGTTCGGCCTGGTCCCCTGCGGGCTGGCCGGCGTCGATATCCAGGCATTCCTGGACGAGGCCGAAGAAGCAGCCGAAATCCTCAACGAGGACGCCCCCGAGAACATCGGCCTCGCCCTTGGCACGGCCCTGGGCGGCACCAGCCCGCTGCGCAACAAGATCGTCATCGTTGAAGACGGATCCGGGATCGTGGGCTTCGCCGACTGGGCGGAACAGCTGATCGCCGAATCCACCGGCAAACTGGGCACCGGAGTACTGCCGGTCGTGGCGGGCCCGTCAGCACCGGAGGTCACCTCCGGAGCGGCGGACATCCTGGTGGTGCGGCTGGTTGCGGCCGACGCCGATGATGTGCAGCTGGGCGAAAACGAGGTTGCCATTGCCGGCGGCCTGGCGACTCAGATGATGGTGTGGGAGTTCGCGACGGCGGTAGCCGGACGGCTGCTGGGCATCAACCCGTACGACCAGCCCGACGTCGAAGCCGCCAAGGTGGCAGCCCGGGGACTGTTGGACGCCCAGCCGGAGCCGACGCCCGCCAACTTTATGGATGACGCCATCGAGGTCCGCGGCGGCGACTGGCTGGGAGATGCCACGACGGCGTCTGCCGCCGTCTCCGCGTTGCTAGCGCAGCTCGCAGACGACAGCTACCTCAGCGTCCAGGCCTACTTCGACAGGCTGGCCTACGCACCACTTGAAGGCGTCCGCGACCAGCTCGCGGCTGTCAGCGGACGTCCGGTGACATTTGGATGGGGCCCCCGCTTCCTCCACTCGACCGGCCAGTTCCACAAGGGCGGGCCCGCCATCGGTGTCTTCCTTCAGGTCACTGCAGCGTCCGCCGTCGACCTTTCGATTCCGGAGCGGCCGTTTACCTTCGGTGAGCTGATCTCGGCGCAGGCGGCCGGTGACGCCCAGGTCCTCAGCGACCACGGACGTCCGGTCCTCCGCCTGCACCTCACGGACCGTGCGGCCGGCGTCAAGCAGCTGCAGGACATTGTTTCAGCGCTCGCCGGCCAGGCAGCATCCCACACTGAAAGCTAA
- the tal gene encoding transaldolase has translation MTTPTQQLSDAGVSIWLDDLSRGRLQTGTLRKLIEEKNVVGVTTNPSIFHAAITSGTDYDAVIAAQAAAGATVEETVFEITTTDVADACDLFAPVAAATKGIDGRVSIEVDPRLAWDTAGTIAEAKHLYKKVNKDNVLIKIPATLEGLEAITATLAEGISVNVTLIFSLERYRAVINAFQSGLEQAKDNGHDLSRIHSVASFFVSRVDAEIDKRLDGIGTDEAKALKGKAGLANARLAYQVYEELFSTERWALLAEAGALPQRPLWASTGVKDPAYPDTLYVTELVAPGVVNTMPEKTLDATFDHGTVTGDTVTGTYTDANATLDALEALGISYNDVVALLESEGLDKFVASWKELLGDVEGALASARKAS, from the coding sequence ATGACTACCCCCACACAGCAGCTCTCCGACGCCGGCGTCTCGATCTGGCTCGATGACCTCTCCCGCGGCCGCCTGCAGACCGGCACGCTGCGCAAGCTCATCGAAGAGAAGAACGTCGTTGGTGTCACCACCAACCCGTCCATCTTCCACGCCGCCATCACCTCCGGCACGGATTACGACGCCGTCATCGCAGCCCAGGCCGCGGCCGGTGCCACCGTTGAAGAGACCGTCTTCGAAATCACCACCACCGATGTGGCCGACGCCTGCGATCTGTTCGCACCCGTCGCCGCCGCGACCAAGGGTATTGACGGCCGCGTCTCCATCGAGGTGGACCCCCGCCTCGCCTGGGACACCGCAGGCACCATCGCCGAGGCCAAGCACCTGTACAAGAAGGTCAACAAGGACAACGTCCTGATCAAGATCCCGGCAACCCTTGAAGGCCTTGAGGCCATCACGGCCACCCTGGCCGAGGGCATCAGCGTCAACGTGACCCTGATCTTCTCGCTCGAGCGCTACCGTGCGGTCATTAACGCCTTCCAGTCAGGCCTGGAGCAGGCCAAGGACAACGGCCACGACCTCTCCAGGATCCACTCCGTTGCCTCGTTCTTCGTCTCCCGCGTGGACGCCGAAATCGACAAGCGCCTCGACGGCATCGGCACCGACGAAGCGAAGGCACTCAAGGGCAAGGCCGGACTGGCCAACGCACGCCTGGCCTACCAGGTCTACGAGGAACTGTTCTCCACCGAACGCTGGGCCCTGCTGGCCGAGGCCGGCGCGCTCCCCCAGCGTCCGCTGTGGGCCTCCACCGGCGTGAAGGACCCGGCCTACCCGGACACCCTCTACGTCACCGAACTCGTCGCACCCGGCGTGGTCAACACCATGCCGGAAAAGACCCTCGACGCCACGTTCGACCACGGCACCGTCACGGGCGACACCGTCACCGGCACCTACACCGACGCCAACGCCACCCTCGACGCCCTGGAAGCGCTTGGCATTTCCTACAACGACGTCGTGGCACTGCTTGAGTCCGAGGGCCTGGACAAGTTCGTGGCCAGCTGGAAGGAACTCCTGGGCGACGTCGAAGGCGCCCTGGCCTCTGCACGGAAGGCTTCCTAA
- a CDS encoding heme o synthase, which yields MTATVSTTDTPLNASRLPGKIGIARKAKAYLALTKPRVIELLLVSTLPTMIYAERGFPSIGLILATLVGGAFAAGSAGAFNCYIDRDIDKLMHRTEKRPLVTGEVTPREALVFSWLLGAAAIAILWFGANPLSAWLGLGAIVFYVVIYTMILKRRTAQNIVWGGAAGCFPVLIAWAAVTNTVEWPAIVLFMVIFLWTPPHYWPLSMRYGEDYRNANVPMLGAIAGAKVVSVQVVLYAWAMVVCSLLMVPAGGAGWVYTITAVLAGAWFLYESHALYNRAQGGDVSNKGAMKVFHGSISYLTLLFIALAVDPFVGPAIMG from the coding sequence GTGACTGCCACCGTGAGCACAACAGATACGCCGCTGAACGCCTCCCGGCTCCCCGGAAAAATCGGAATAGCCCGCAAAGCCAAGGCCTACCTCGCTCTCACGAAACCCCGGGTCATCGAGCTGCTCCTGGTCAGCACGCTGCCCACTATGATCTACGCCGAACGCGGGTTCCCCTCCATCGGCCTGATCCTGGCAACCCTCGTCGGCGGAGCCTTCGCCGCGGGCAGTGCCGGTGCCTTCAACTGTTACATCGACCGCGACATCGACAAACTGATGCACCGGACGGAAAAACGCCCCCTCGTCACCGGTGAGGTCACACCGCGCGAAGCCCTTGTGTTCTCCTGGCTGCTGGGCGCCGCCGCCATCGCGATCCTCTGGTTCGGCGCGAACCCGCTTTCGGCCTGGCTTGGCCTCGGCGCCATCGTCTTCTACGTGGTCATTTACACGATGATCCTCAAGCGCCGTACGGCCCAGAACATTGTCTGGGGCGGCGCGGCAGGGTGCTTCCCGGTCCTGATTGCCTGGGCTGCCGTCACCAACACCGTGGAGTGGCCGGCCATCGTCCTGTTTATGGTCATCTTCCTCTGGACCCCGCCGCACTACTGGCCGCTCTCCATGCGGTACGGCGAGGACTACCGCAACGCCAATGTGCCCATGCTCGGCGCCATTGCCGGAGCCAAGGTCGTTTCGGTGCAGGTTGTCCTCTACGCCTGGGCCATGGTCGTGTGCTCGCTGCTCATGGTCCCGGCCGGGGGCGCGGGCTGGGTGTACACCATCACCGCCGTTCTCGCCGGTGCCTGGTTCCTCTACGAATCGCACGCCCTGTACAACCGTGCCCAGGGTGGCGACGTGTCCAACAAGGGCGCGATGAAAGTCTTCCACGGCTCCATCAGCTACCTGACCCTGCTATTTATTGCACTCGCCGTCGACCCCTTCGTTGGCCCGGCCATCATGGGCTAA
- a CDS encoding heme A synthase, translating to MSTAPRLPQILGRMTSKLPVTVDATVRRLAVLSLIGQTVLVVTGGAVRLTASGLGCPTWPRCTDVSLVNTPEMGIHGFIEFGNRLLTFALAAIAALMLVYLWNLRKERRDLFLLALGLLASIPAQAIIGGITVLTQLNPWVVGLHFLVSMALVVLATLLVNRAYGRTGRFPAVALPALSGSARPVMAAVALFSAIAVTLGVVVTGAGPHAGDADAPRNDLDWDLFSHIHAVPAYLVTAGALFGVFLVFRDRITGPFRNAVLLLLGVTLLQAAIGFTQYYNGIPALLVGAHMLGAALLMSAATNAADLARFSPVK from the coding sequence GTGAGTACGGCTCCGCGCCTCCCCCAAATTCTCGGACGGATGACGTCCAAGCTGCCCGTCACAGTCGATGCGACCGTGCGCAGGCTGGCCGTCCTGTCCCTCATCGGGCAGACAGTGCTGGTTGTGACCGGAGGGGCCGTCCGCCTCACTGCATCCGGGCTCGGCTGCCCCACCTGGCCCCGCTGCACGGACGTGTCCCTGGTCAACACGCCGGAAATGGGCATCCATGGCTTCATCGAGTTCGGCAACCGGCTGCTGACGTTTGCCCTCGCCGCCATTGCCGCGCTCATGCTGGTCTACCTGTGGAACCTCCGCAAGGAACGCCGGGACCTCTTCCTCCTGGCCCTCGGCCTGCTGGCCAGCATCCCGGCGCAGGCCATAATCGGCGGCATTACGGTGCTCACCCAGCTCAACCCGTGGGTTGTGGGACTCCACTTCCTCGTCTCAATGGCGCTCGTCGTTCTTGCCACACTCCTGGTCAACCGGGCCTATGGCCGCACGGGGCGGTTTCCCGCCGTCGCGCTTCCCGCCCTGTCGGGTTCCGCACGGCCGGTGATGGCCGCCGTCGCGCTCTTTTCCGCCATTGCGGTGACCCTGGGGGTGGTGGTCACCGGGGCCGGCCCGCATGCCGGCGATGCCGACGCCCCGAGGAACGACCTGGACTGGGACCTGTTCTCCCATATTCACGCCGTGCCCGCCTACCTTGTAACCGCCGGGGCACTGTTCGGCGTGTTCCTGGTTTTTCGGGACCGGATCACGGGCCCGTTCCGCAACGCCGTGCTGCTGCTGCTTGGCGTCACGCTGCTGCAGGCGGCCATCGGCTTCACGCAGTACTACAACGGCATTCCCGCGCTCCTGGTGGGCGCCCACATGCTGGGAGCCGCGCTGCTCATGAGCGCCGCGACGAACGCCGCGGACCTGGCCCGCTTCAGCCCGGTCAAGTAG
- a CDS encoding ABC transporter ATP-binding protein: MRSPDSPVLSITGLIKDVGPLASLDGKMLRVVSGVSLAAERGQVTALLGANGAGKTTTIECAQGLQRRSGGTVSLLGQDPDTAGASLRSRVGVMLQDGGLPPSARPIPLLRHIAGMYQDPWPVDELIERLGINTFSRTNVRRLSGGQKQRLALAAALVGNPEVLFLDEPSAGLDPQSRQLVFQLITELRDAGMGIVLTTHLMDDAQRLADYVYIIDAGRNVAEGTVAQLLQRHLSPGSAQEHIRTLLFEARPGLDFTGVLPAAVDVRETRSGSYEATGALTPEDLAALTAWWAAHGVMPGSMSLEARSLEDVFLDISGREIR; encoded by the coding sequence GTGCGATCTCCCGATTCCCCCGTCCTGTCCATCACCGGACTCATTAAGGACGTAGGCCCGCTGGCCTCCCTTGACGGCAAGATGCTCCGGGTTGTCAGTGGCGTTTCCCTGGCCGCCGAACGGGGACAGGTCACAGCCCTGCTTGGCGCTAACGGCGCGGGTAAGACTACCACCATCGAATGCGCGCAGGGACTCCAGCGCCGGAGCGGGGGCACCGTCTCCCTACTGGGCCAGGATCCCGATACGGCAGGGGCCTCGCTCCGCTCCCGCGTAGGGGTCATGCTGCAGGACGGCGGATTGCCGCCGTCGGCCCGGCCCATTCCGTTGCTGAGGCATATCGCCGGAATGTACCAGGACCCGTGGCCGGTTGATGAGCTGATCGAGCGCCTTGGCATCAACACGTTCAGCAGGACCAATGTGCGGCGGCTCTCGGGCGGGCAGAAGCAGCGGCTGGCACTGGCCGCGGCCCTGGTGGGCAACCCCGAGGTCCTGTTCCTTGACGAACCGAGCGCCGGCCTTGACCCGCAGTCACGCCAACTTGTGTTCCAGCTGATCACGGAACTGCGCGACGCCGGCATGGGGATCGTCCTGACCACCCACCTCATGGACGACGCCCAGCGGCTGGCTGACTACGTCTACATCATTGACGCCGGCCGCAACGTCGCCGAGGGCACGGTGGCGCAACTGCTGCAGCGGCACCTCAGCCCGGGCTCCGCCCAGGAACACATCCGGACCCTGCTCTTCGAGGCGCGGCCGGGCCTGGACTTCACCGGTGTCCTGCCCGCCGCCGTCGACGTCCGGGAGACGCGGTCCGGGAGCTACGAAGCAACCGGCGCCCTGACGCCGGAGGACCTGGCAGCGCTGACGGCCTGGTGGGCCGCGCACGGCGTCATGCCGGGCTCAATGAGTCTTGAGGCCCGGAGCTTGGAAGACGTATTTTTGGACATTTCGGGAAGGGAGATCCGATGA
- a CDS encoding metalloregulator ArsR/SmtB family transcription factor gives MSTQLSAPRTGPDAPVGTAGSFRPASSAPHQSAADAEERTRDRVLSAVLEHGPVSAAELGDLLGFTPAAVRRHLDHLSRSGVIEVKRVARAGAGAGRPARRYVLSSQGQSSLGDDYLDIAGLALERLSEIAGPDAVREFAVERFADMERRYAPEIDAAGPDITARAQALSAALSRDGFVASAASIEARAPLPAALSSVQLCQGHCPIQQLATKFPVFCDVETELFSRLVGVDVRRLSTLARGGHVCTTHIPTGRPAAKGPDGPGHTTDSLGEVSNHLQERP, from the coding sequence ATGAGCACTCAACTTTCTGCGCCCCGAACCGGGCCCGACGCCCCTGTCGGCACCGCCGGTTCGTTTCGGCCCGCCTCGTCGGCGCCACACCAGTCGGCTGCAGACGCCGAGGAGCGCACGCGGGACCGCGTATTGAGTGCGGTCCTGGAACACGGCCCCGTCAGTGCCGCCGAGCTCGGCGACCTGCTCGGATTCACTCCGGCAGCCGTCCGGCGCCACCTTGACCACCTCTCGCGCAGTGGTGTGATCGAAGTCAAACGGGTTGCCCGCGCAGGCGCCGGTGCCGGCCGACCGGCCCGCCGGTACGTCCTCAGTTCCCAGGGCCAGTCCTCTCTCGGTGACGACTATCTTGACATTGCCGGACTTGCGCTCGAGCGCCTTAGCGAGATAGCCGGACCTGACGCGGTCCGCGAGTTCGCCGTCGAGCGCTTTGCCGACATGGAACGCCGTTACGCCCCCGAGATCGACGCTGCCGGCCCGGACATCACCGCGCGGGCGCAGGCACTGTCTGCGGCGTTGAGCCGGGACGGGTTCGTGGCGTCGGCCGCCTCGATAGAAGCCAGGGCCCCGCTGCCTGCCGCGCTTTCCAGCGTCCAGCTGTGTCAGGGGCACTGCCCCATCCAGCAGCTGGCTACGAAGTTCCCGGTGTTCTGCGACGTCGAAACAGAATTGTTTTCACGGCTCGTTGGAGTCGACGTCCGGCGGCTTTCCACGCTAGCCCGCGGCGGGCACGTCTGCACCACCCATATACCTACAGGCCGTCCGGCCGCCAAGGGGCCTGACGGTCCCGGACACACCACGGACAGCCTGGGCGAAGTATCCAACCATCTGCAAGAAAGGCCGTGA
- the sufB gene encoding Fe-S cluster assembly protein SufB: MTDQLSENKVAETAVISEILEKNPELHGIGTYEYGWADKNDVGANARRGINEDVVRDISAKKSEPEWMLDLRLKGLKYFDRKPMPTWGADLSGIDFDNIKYFVRSTEKQAATWEDLPEDIRNTYEKLGIPEAERSRLVSGVAAQYESEVVYHQIREDLEAQGVIFLDTDTALREHPEIFQEYFGTIIPVGDNKFASLNTAVWSGGSFVYVPKGVHVDIPLQAYFRINTENMGQFERTLIIADEDSYVHYIEGCTAPIYTSDSLHSAVVEIIVKKGARVRYTTIQNWSTNVYNLVTKRAICEEGATMEWVDGNIGSKVTMKYPAVYLVGEHAKGETLSIAFAGAGQHQDTGSKMVHIAPNTKSSIISKSVARGGGRAAYRGLVQVREGAKHSANTVRCDALLVDTISRSDTYPYIDIREDDVVMGHEATVSRVSEEQLFYLMSRGMREDEAMAMIVRGFIEPIARELPMEYALELNRLIELQMEGSVG, translated from the coding sequence ATGACGGACCAACTATCAGAGAACAAGGTTGCTGAGACTGCTGTGATTTCGGAGATTCTGGAGAAGAACCCCGAGCTCCACGGCATTGGCACCTATGAGTACGGCTGGGCCGACAAGAACGATGTCGGCGCAAATGCCCGCCGTGGCATTAACGAAGACGTCGTCCGCGACATTTCGGCCAAGAAGAGCGAGCCGGAATGGATGCTCGATCTTCGCCTCAAGGGCCTGAAGTACTTCGACCGCAAGCCCATGCCCACCTGGGGTGCGGACCTCTCGGGCATCGACTTCGACAACATCAAGTACTTCGTGCGCTCCACCGAGAAGCAGGCGGCAACCTGGGAAGACCTCCCCGAGGACATCCGGAACACGTACGAGAAGCTGGGCATCCCGGAAGCTGAGCGCAGCCGCCTGGTCTCCGGCGTCGCCGCACAGTACGAATCCGAGGTTGTGTACCACCAGATCCGCGAGGACCTGGAGGCCCAGGGCGTCATCTTCCTGGACACGGACACCGCACTGCGCGAACACCCGGAGATCTTCCAGGAGTACTTCGGCACCATCATCCCGGTGGGCGACAACAAGTTCGCTTCGCTGAACACGGCCGTTTGGTCCGGCGGCTCCTTCGTCTACGTCCCCAAGGGCGTCCACGTGGACATCCCGCTGCAGGCCTACTTCCGCATCAACACGGAAAACATGGGCCAGTTCGAGCGCACGCTGATCATCGCCGATGAGGACTCCTACGTCCACTACATTGAAGGCTGCACGGCTCCGATCTACACCTCGGACTCGCTGCACTCGGCCGTTGTGGAAATCATCGTGAAGAAGGGCGCCCGCGTCCGCTACACGACCATCCAGAACTGGTCCACCAACGTGTACAACCTGGTCACCAAGCGCGCCATCTGCGAAGAGGGCGCCACCATGGAGTGGGTCGATGGCAACATCGGCTCCAAGGTGACCATGAAGTACCCGGCCGTCTACCTTGTGGGCGAGCACGCCAAGGGTGAAACCCTGTCCATCGCGTTCGCCGGCGCAGGCCAGCACCAGGACACCGGCTCGAAGATGGTGCACATCGCGCCGAACACGAAGAGCTCCATCATCTCCAAGTCGGTGGCCCGCGGCGGCGGCCGTGCGGCCTACCGCGGCCTGGTCCAGGTCCGTGAAGGCGCCAAGCACTCGGCCAACACGGTCCGTTGCGACGCCCTGCTGGTGGACACCATCAGCCGTTCAGACACGTACCCGTACATCGACATCCGCGAGGATGACGTGGTCATGGGCCATGAGGCAACTGTTTCCCGGGTCAGCGAAGAGCAGCTCTTCTACCTGATGTCCCGCGGCATGCGCGAAGACGAGGCCATGGCGATGATCGTCCGCGGCTTCATCGAGCCCATCGCCCGCGAACTCCCGATGGAGTACGCACTTGAGTTGAACCGCCTGATTGAACTGCAGATGGAAGGATCGGTCGGTTAA
- a CDS encoding non-heme iron oxygenase ferredoxin subunit: MTDQPKGELVCNASEIQLKQALRILIDDYPVAIVKDSMGEIHAIGDTCSHADISLSEGEIEGCKIECWGHGSQFDLRSGQPLQLPAYDPVPVFAVALHGDDVYVDVTNVVNGAEAPNFS; encoded by the coding sequence ATGACTGACCAGCCAAAAGGCGAGCTTGTCTGCAACGCGAGCGAGATCCAACTCAAGCAGGCGCTGCGGATCCTGATCGACGACTACCCCGTAGCCATCGTGAAGGACTCGATGGGCGAAATCCATGCCATCGGTGACACCTGCTCGCACGCGGACATCTCGCTCTCCGAAGGGGAGATTGAGGGCTGCAAGATCGAATGCTGGGGCCACGGCTCCCAGTTCGACCTCCGCAGTGGCCAGCCGCTCCAGCTGCCGGCCTACGATCCCGTGCCTGTTTTTGCCGTGGCCCTTCACGGCGACGACGTCTACGTGGACGTCACCAACGTTGTGAACGGTGCCGAGGCCCCCAACTTCAGCTGA
- the sufC gene encoding Fe-S cluster assembly ATPase SufC encodes MSTLEIKDLHVSIETEQGTKEILKGVSLTIKTGQTHAIMGPNGSGKSTLASTIAGHPRYNVTSGSITLDGEDVLAMSVDARARAGVFLAMQYPVEVPGVSMTNFLRTAKTAIDGEAPKLRTWTKEVKDAMQKLRIDADFAQRNVNEGFSGGEKKRVEILQLELFKPKFAILDETDSGLDVDALKVVSEGVNRAHAEGNMGTLLITHYTRILRYIKPDFVHVFVDGQVVEEGGPELADRLEEEGYDRYATGAGAATIAAAQA; translated from the coding sequence ATGTCTACTCTTGAGATCAAGGACCTGCACGTCAGCATTGAGACTGAGCAGGGCACCAAGGAGATCCTTAAGGGCGTCAGCCTGACCATCAAGACCGGCCAGACGCACGCCATCATGGGCCCGAACGGCTCAGGCAAGTCCACCCTGGCGTCCACCATTGCCGGCCACCCCCGCTATAACGTCACCAGCGGTTCCATCACGCTGGACGGCGAAGACGTCCTGGCCATGAGCGTCGACGCGCGCGCCCGCGCCGGCGTCTTCCTGGCCATGCAGTACCCCGTTGAAGTTCCTGGTGTCTCCATGACCAACTTCCTGCGGACCGCCAAGACCGCCATTGACGGCGAGGCACCCAAGCTGCGCACCTGGACCAAGGAAGTCAAGGATGCCATGCAGAAGCTGCGCATCGACGCCGACTTCGCCCAGCGTAACGTCAACGAAGGCTTCTCCGGCGGCGAGAAGAAGCGTGTGGAGATCCTCCAGCTGGAGCTCTTCAAGCCGAAGTTCGCCATCCTGGACGAGACCGACTCCGGCCTCGACGTGGACGCCCTCAAGGTCGTCTCCGAAGGCGTCAACCGCGCCCACGCCGAAGGCAACATGGGCACGCTGCTCATCACCCACTACACCCGCATCCTGCGCTACATCAAGCCGGACTTCGTCCACGTGTTTGTTGACGGCCAGGTTGTCGAGGAGGGCGGCCCGGAGCTCGCCGACCGCCTCGAAGAAGAAGGCTACGACCGTTACGCCACCGGCGCAGGCGCAGCCACCATCGCTGCGGCACAGGCCTAG